Proteins encoded in a region of the Procambarus clarkii isolate CNS0578487 chromosome 28, FALCON_Pclarkii_2.0, whole genome shotgun sequence genome:
- the LOC123754843 gene encoding uncharacterized protein has product MHVIRPVLPYIASRPVLPYIASRPVLPYIASRPVLPYIASRPVLPYIASRPVLPYIASRPVLPYIASRPVLPYIASRPVLPYIASRPVLPYIASRPVLPYIASRPVLPYIVSRPVLPYTASRPVLPYIASRPVLPYIASRPVLPYIASRPVLPNIVSRPVLPYTAIRQVLP; this is encoded by the coding sequence ATGCACGTCATTCGACCAGTGTTGCCATACATTGCTAGTCGTCCAGTGTTGCCATACATTGCTAGTCGACCAGTGTTGCCATACATTGCTAGTCGTCCAGTGTTGCCATACATTGCTAGTCGACCAGTGTTGCCATACATTGCTAGTCGACCAGTGTTGCCATACATTGCTAGTCGACCAGTGTTGCCATACATTGCTAGTCGACCAGTGTTGCCATACATTGCTAGTCGACCAGTGTTGCCATACATTGCTAGTCGTCCAGTGTTGCCATACATTGCTAGTCGACCAGTGTTGCCATACATTGCTAGTCGACCAGTGTTGCCATACATTGTTAGTCGACCAGTGTTGCCATACACTGCTAGTCGTCCAGTGTTGCCATACATTGCTAGTCGACCAGTGCTGCCATACATTGCTAGTCGACCAGTGTTGCCATACATTGCTAGTCGACCAGTGTTGCCAAACATTGTTAGTCGACCAGTGTTGCCATACACTGCTATTCGACAAGTGTTGCCATAA